In one Spirosoma rigui genomic region, the following are encoded:
- the galU gene encoding UTP--glucose-1-phosphate uridylyltransferase GalU, producing MIKKAVIPAAGLGTRFLPATKAQPKEMLPIIDRPTIQYVVQEAVDSGIEDILIITGKGKRAIEDHFDRNYELETRLEEKEDQLLLDEMRRLSDMANLHYVRQRELNGLGDAIRYARHHVGNEPFAVLLGDTIMDSVIPVTQQLIDTYAQYGGSVIAVEEVPHDKVNRYGIVGGRSISDRILELDTLVEKPALADAPSNLAIAGRYILTPDIFDMLEQTPVGKNNEIQLTDAMLLLLKRENLYAHRIEGKRHDIGNKLDFLKTTVEFALKRSEFAAPFRAFLEEILAAK from the coding sequence ATGATCAAAAAAGCCGTTATCCCCGCTGCCGGACTTGGAACCCGGTTTCTGCCTGCCACCAAGGCCCAACCCAAAGAAATGCTGCCCATTATCGACCGCCCTACTATTCAGTATGTAGTGCAGGAAGCCGTTGATTCGGGGATTGAAGATATCCTGATCATTACCGGTAAAGGCAAGCGGGCTATCGAAGATCATTTCGACCGCAACTACGAACTCGAAACCCGGCTCGAGGAAAAAGAAGACCAACTCCTGCTGGACGAGATGCGCCGGTTGTCTGACATGGCGAATCTGCACTACGTTCGGCAGCGGGAACTAAATGGCCTGGGCGATGCCATTCGCTACGCACGTCATCACGTTGGAAACGAGCCGTTTGCGGTGCTGCTGGGCGACACAATCATGGATTCGGTCATTCCCGTTACGCAGCAGCTCATCGATACCTACGCCCAGTATGGCGGGTCGGTGATTGCCGTGGAAGAGGTACCGCACGACAAAGTAAACCGCTACGGGATTGTGGGGGGAAGGTCCATCAGCGACCGGATTCTGGAGCTGGATACGTTGGTTGAGAAACCCGCCCTCGCCGATGCGCCCTCCAACCTGGCCATTGCGGGCCGGTACATTCTGACACCCGATATTTTCGATATGCTGGAGCAGACACCGGTAGGTAAAAACAACGAAATTCAGCTGACCGATGCCATGCTGCTGCTGCTCAAGCGGGAGAATTTATACGCCCACCGTATTGAAGGCAAGCGGCACGACATCGGCAACAAACTGGATTTTCTGAAGACAACGGTCGAGTTTGCGCTCAAGCGCAGCGAGTTTGCCGCGCCCTTCCGGGCCTTCCTGGAAGAGATTCTTGCCGCTAAGTGA
- a CDS encoding alpha/beta hydrolase family protein → MRPTSPASLVRLLWIVWIVAVSSCSQTDTPPTPADQDKYLVGSTQLAQLTKDQTLAQLTQSAALFGGVSPSLFVQNGCTVYRLTYRTKNVDGSDVTASGALLVPIKTGPLPLMSIQHGTIFTEQEAPSNYAPGTESYTVGTLAAALGYIVAYPDYLGYGESKQIPHPYEHSKTLASASYDMLQAVREFCKQKSISWNNNLYLSGYSQGGGATMSLQQKIESETPMAFTLKAVSCGAGAYDKTNFTKFLLGNPSSGLPLANSQYIWVMQTYNRIYGFNRPLTFYLKEPYAGRVQSQGTSAVVDVSLNLALTDEFRNGILNGTDTDYLKALKENDTYNFVPKTPTLLIHGTDDQQVYFLNSQNAYDAMKKLGATNVQLVPIVGKTHPSTIPDYLLRTVQFFSTLQ, encoded by the coding sequence ATGCGCCCAACTTCTCCCGCTTCACTGGTTCGTTTGCTCTGGATTGTCTGGATTGTTGCCGTTTCGTCCTGTAGCCAGACCGACACCCCGCCAACGCCCGCCGACCAGGACAAATACCTGGTGGGCAGTACCCAACTGGCCCAGCTGACCAAAGACCAGACGCTGGCCCAGCTTACGCAGTCGGCGGCCCTGTTTGGTGGGGTATCGCCCAGCCTGTTTGTGCAGAATGGCTGCACCGTCTATCGGCTCACGTATCGGACCAAGAACGTCGATGGTAGTGATGTTACGGCGTCAGGAGCCTTGCTGGTACCCATAAAAACGGGACCGCTGCCCTTGATGAGCATCCAGCACGGTACCATCTTTACGGAACAGGAAGCCCCATCCAACTACGCTCCCGGAACCGAATCCTACACGGTGGGGACGCTGGCTGCCGCGCTCGGCTACATCGTAGCTTATCCTGATTACCTTGGTTATGGAGAGAGTAAACAGATACCGCATCCCTACGAACACAGCAAAACACTGGCCTCCGCCAGCTACGACATGCTCCAGGCTGTTCGGGAGTTCTGCAAACAGAAGTCTATCAGCTGGAATAACAACCTGTACCTGTCCGGCTATTCCCAGGGTGGGGGCGCTACGATGAGCCTGCAGCAAAAGATAGAAAGTGAAACCCCCATGGCGTTTACGCTGAAGGCGGTCAGCTGCGGGGCGGGTGCCTACGACAAAACCAATTTTACGAAGTTTCTGCTCGGTAACCCGTCGTCGGGCTTGCCACTGGCCAATAGCCAGTACATCTGGGTGATGCAGACCTATAACCGGATTTACGGCTTTAACCGCCCGCTGACGTTTTACCTGAAAGAACCGTATGCCGGTCGGGTGCAGAGCCAGGGTACATCGGCCGTGGTCGACGTTAGTTTGAACCTGGCCCTTACCGATGAGTTCCGCAACGGTATTCTTAACGGCACCGACACCGACTACCTGAAGGCGCTGAAAGAAAACGATACGTACAACTTTGTTCCTAAAACACCAACATTGCTTATTCACGGAACCGATGACCAGCAGGTGTATTTCCTGAACAGTCAGAATGCCTACGATGCCATGAAAAAGCTGGGCGCTACTAACGTGCAACTGGTACCCATCGTGGGGAAAACGCACCCAAGCACCATTCCCGACTACCTTCTCCGAACGGTACAGTTCTTTTCGACGCTGCAGTAA
- a CDS encoding glycosyltransferase family protein, whose protein sequence is MKVAGFTFIRNAVQFDYPIVEAITSVLPLCDEFVIAVGDSDDDTLALINAIPSDKIRVIHTVWDQSARAGGQVLAQETNKALAAVSPDVDWAFYIQGDEVLHEQSIPAVRQAMETYLTDTSVEGLLFKYLHFYGSYSYVGNSRRWYRREIRVIRNTGQVVSYKDAQGFRSRDNRKLHVKLVDAYIYHYGWVKPPKTQHIRLQSMHRFYHNDGTELVKEPEKAPDFDYNQADSLLPFTGSHPAVMQARVDRLNWSFNFDTRRKNYKTPRLRFLAFVEKMTGWRIGEYKNYKVI, encoded by the coding sequence ATGAAAGTTGCCGGTTTCACGTTTATACGTAATGCTGTTCAGTTCGACTACCCGATTGTTGAAGCCATCACGTCGGTGCTGCCTCTTTGCGATGAGTTTGTTATTGCCGTTGGGGACTCGGACGACGACACGCTGGCGCTGATCAACGCCATCCCCTCCGATAAAATCAGGGTCATCCATACCGTCTGGGATCAGTCGGCCCGGGCGGGTGGCCAGGTGCTGGCGCAGGAAACCAACAAAGCGCTGGCCGCCGTGTCACCCGATGTCGACTGGGCCTTCTACATCCAGGGCGACGAGGTGCTGCACGAGCAGTCGATTCCAGCCGTTCGGCAGGCCATGGAAACCTACCTCACCGACACCAGCGTTGAGGGGCTTTTGTTTAAATACCTGCATTTCTACGGTTCTTACAGCTACGTGGGTAACTCCCGACGCTGGTACCGGCGTGAAATACGGGTGATCCGGAACACAGGTCAGGTCGTTTCGTACAAAGACGCGCAGGGGTTCCGCAGCCGCGACAACCGGAAATTGCACGTCAAACTGGTTGACGCCTATATCTACCACTACGGCTGGGTGAAACCCCCGAAAACGCAGCACATTCGGCTGCAGAGCATGCACCGGTTCTACCACAACGATGGTACAGAACTCGTAAAAGAACCCGAAAAAGCCCCGGACTTCGACTACAACCAGGCCGACTCGCTCCTGCCCTTCACCGGTTCGCACCCCGCCGTAATGCAGGCCCGCGTGGACCGGCTGAACTGGTCGTTCAATTTCGACACGCGCCGAAAAAATTACAAGACACCCCGCCTTCGCTTTCTGGCTTTCGTTGAGAAGATGACGGGCTGGCGCATTGGGGAATACAAAAACTACAAGGTCATTTAA
- the purQ gene encoding phosphoribosylformylglycinamidine synthase subunit PurQ has protein sequence MKFGVVVFPGSNCDQDAVDTLELMDQEVVKLWHKDHDLQGCDFIILPGGFSYGDYLRTGSVARFSPIMNEVIAHANRGGYLMGICNGFQVLAEARLVPGVLLRNANQQYICKNIYLSPQSPDALLTAGLDRPAYKIPMAHGEGRFFADADTLKSLNDNGQVLFRYCDETGAITEAANPNGSLENIAGVTNKGKNVFGMMPHPERAADPALGNMDGRLILDQILKTVLA, from the coding sequence ATGAAATTTGGCGTTGTAGTATTCCCCGGCTCTAACTGCGATCAGGACGCAGTCGACACGCTGGAATTGATGGACCAGGAAGTTGTAAAACTCTGGCATAAAGACCACGACCTGCAGGGATGCGATTTCATTATCCTGCCCGGTGGTTTCTCGTACGGCGACTACCTGCGCACGGGTTCTGTAGCGCGGTTCTCGCCCATCATGAACGAAGTTATTGCCCACGCCAACCGGGGTGGTTACCTGATGGGTATCTGCAACGGATTTCAGGTGCTCGCCGAAGCACGGCTCGTACCGGGTGTGCTGCTTCGGAACGCGAACCAGCAGTATATCTGCAAAAATATCTACCTATCGCCCCAGTCGCCCGATGCCTTGCTGACGGCGGGCCTGGACCGTCCGGCGTATAAAATCCCGATGGCTCACGGCGAAGGGCGCTTCTTTGCCGATGCCGATACCCTCAAATCACTCAACGACAACGGCCAGGTGCTGTTCCGCTATTGCGATGAAACCGGCGCGATCACTGAAGCGGCCAACCCCAATGGTAGTCTGGAAAATATTGCGGGTGTGACCAACAAAGGCAAAAACGTCTTTGGCATGATGCCCCACCCTGAGCGAGCCGCCGACCCTGCCCTGGGCAATATGGACGGCCGCCTGATCCTCGACCAGATCCTGAAAACGGTACTTGCCTAA
- a CDS encoding 3-keto-disaccharide hydrolase has translation MNYLRLSAVALLALALIAPNTNTVVAGPNPIKSGEPTAKKGKWETLFDGKTLTGWHIYLKPGQPVSDKWVVDDNAIHLTQGGAGDLVTDKEYGDFELEMEWKIAEGGNSGIIYHVHEDPKFKATYQTGPEMQVLDNERHPDAKQGRDGNRTAGSLYDLQKPVTPMAAKPAGEWNKAKLIISKGKAEQYLNGKKTAEYQTSGPEWDKMVAESKFKGWEGFGKYSTGHLALQDHGNKVWFRNIRIREL, from the coding sequence ATGAATTACCTGCGTTTATCGGCTGTGGCACTCCTGGCCCTCGCCCTTATTGCTCCCAATACCAATACGGTTGTGGCCGGGCCCAACCCCATCAAGTCGGGTGAGCCAACTGCCAAAAAAGGCAAGTGGGAAACCCTATTCGATGGTAAAACGCTTACCGGCTGGCATATTTACCTCAAGCCGGGTCAGCCCGTTTCGGACAAATGGGTTGTTGACGACAACGCGATTCACCTCACCCAAGGTGGGGCGGGTGACCTCGTTACCGACAAAGAGTATGGTGATTTCGAGCTGGAGATGGAGTGGAAAATTGCCGAAGGGGGCAACAGCGGTATTATTTACCACGTTCACGAGGATCCCAAGTTCAAAGCGACTTACCAGACCGGCCCCGAAATGCAGGTGCTGGATAACGAGCGTCACCCCGACGCCAAGCAGGGCCGCGATGGAAACCGTACCGCCGGTTCGCTCTACGATCTGCAAAAGCCCGTTACGCCCATGGCTGCCAAGCCCGCCGGTGAGTGGAACAAAGCCAAGCTGATCATCAGCAAAGGCAAAGCCGAGCAATACCTGAACGGCAAGAAAACGGCCGAATACCAGACCAGCGGCCCCGAGTGGGACAAAATGGTTGCCGAAAGCAAGTTCAAAGGCTGGGAAGGCTTCGGTAAGTACAGCACCGGCCACCTGGCGTTGCAGGACCATGGCAACAAAGTATGGTTCCGTAATATCCGGATTCGCGAATTATAA
- a CDS encoding hydroxypyruvate isomerase family protein produces the protein MNSSRRTALKNLTGSALALSLTNTVATAMTQSEAAAPLLKGRINHSVCRWCYSKIPLDELCKAAKEMGIKSIDLTGPEEWPTLKKYGLTSALPQGAGKGIGDGFNDPKFHDELVASYEAIFPKLKEAGLTTVICFSGNRRGMSDEQGAANCAVGLKRLMPSAEKYGITMIMELLNSKVDHKDYMCDHTAWGADLCKRVGSNNFKLLYDIYHMQIMEGDIIRTIRQYHQYIGHYHTGGNPGRNEIDESQEIYYPAVMKAIIDTGFKGYVAQEFIPKRDPLTSLKEAVLLCDV, from the coding sequence ATGAACTCCTCCCGCCGAACGGCCCTCAAAAATCTGACTGGCAGCGCCCTCGCCCTGTCACTGACCAACACCGTTGCTACTGCCATGACCCAATCTGAAGCGGCTGCCCCACTCCTGAAAGGGCGTATTAACCACTCGGTATGCCGGTGGTGCTACAGCAAAATCCCGCTGGACGAACTGTGTAAAGCAGCCAAAGAAATGGGGATCAAATCCATTGATCTGACGGGCCCCGAAGAGTGGCCTACGCTGAAAAAATACGGCCTTACGTCGGCGCTGCCGCAGGGTGCCGGAAAAGGCATTGGTGACGGCTTTAATGACCCAAAGTTTCACGATGAACTGGTAGCCAGTTACGAAGCAATCTTTCCAAAACTGAAAGAAGCCGGCTTAACTACTGTGATCTGTTTCTCGGGTAATCGCCGGGGTATGAGCGACGAGCAGGGCGCGGCCAACTGTGCCGTGGGGCTGAAGCGGTTGATGCCCAGCGCCGAGAAGTACGGTATAACCATGATCATGGAACTGCTCAACAGCAAGGTGGATCACAAGGATTACATGTGCGATCATACCGCCTGGGGCGCGGACCTCTGCAAGCGTGTGGGGTCGAACAACTTCAAGCTGCTGTATGATATCTACCACATGCAGATCATGGAAGGTGACATCATCCGGACCATTCGCCAGTATCATCAGTACATTGGGCACTACCATACGGGCGGTAACCCCGGTCGGAACGAGATCGACGAGTCGCAGGAGATCTACTATCCGGCGGTGATGAAAGCCATTATCGATACCGGCTTCAAAGGCTACGTAGCGCAGGAGTTCATCCCTAAGCGGGACCCGCTGACGAGTCTGAAAGAAGCCGTGCTTCTCTGTGACGTGTAG
- a CDS encoding RagB/SusD family nutrient uptake outer membrane protein has protein sequence MKKLLIATTITLTASGFLSGCSDQFLVRVPLGTYNPAATQNAQGVESLLTGAYGQLDGIPVPGSEWQGAVSNWVFGGITSDDAYKGTDAGDQPEQTALERYVWVTTNQHVRGKWGALYNGVARANSVLQALAQAPDVPAARRSQIAAEARLLRGFFHLEAKKMWNNIPYIDDKTYNAQDGNSTKVPNTDNAWPKIEADFQAAIDSLPEQFSGEPGRATKWSAIGMLAKAKMFQAFDPYTGAPNTAALQAAKVLLDRIIASGRFSLVDQYGYNFSAAPANRNNRESIFEVQYSVTAAADGGGGAGDDLAWPYNSGPGGCCGFYQPSQNLVNAFKTNANGLPLITTFNEVDVTNDEGIASNQPFTPYPGTLDPRLDHTVGRRGIPYKDWGIHAGKDWIRDQAYAGPYSPIKHIPEKAYSGTSAGNIKRSGNNYRYLRYDHVLLWAAEVETEIGSLEKARDYVNQVRKRAANPAGFVKTSDGKAAANYVIGLYTAPWTDKATARSAVRFEERLEFGMEGTRFFDLVRWGIAEPTLNTYLAKERLKRTFLNGAQFKKNQNEYYPIPQQEIINSTANGQFTLTQNPGY, from the coding sequence ATGAAAAAGTTACTTATTGCAACAACCATTACACTGACGGCTTCGGGCTTCCTGAGCGGCTGTAGTGATCAGTTTTTAGTGCGGGTGCCCCTGGGTACCTATAACCCGGCGGCTACCCAGAATGCCCAGGGGGTTGAATCCCTGCTGACGGGTGCTTACGGGCAACTGGATGGCATACCCGTGCCGGGCAGCGAATGGCAGGGGGCCGTATCGAACTGGGTATTTGGTGGTATCACGTCCGACGATGCCTACAAAGGTACCGACGCGGGCGATCAGCCGGAGCAAACAGCTTTGGAGCGGTACGTGTGGGTGACAACGAATCAGCACGTTCGGGGCAAATGGGGCGCTCTTTACAACGGGGTGGCCCGCGCCAATAGCGTACTGCAGGCGTTGGCACAAGCCCCCGACGTGCCCGCAGCCCGTCGGTCGCAGATTGCGGCAGAAGCCCGGCTGCTCCGCGGTTTCTTTCACCTGGAAGCGAAGAAGATGTGGAACAACATTCCGTATATCGATGACAAGACCTACAACGCCCAGGATGGGAACAGCACGAAAGTGCCGAATACCGACAATGCCTGGCCGAAGATCGAAGCTGATTTTCAGGCGGCTATCGACTCCTTACCCGAGCAGTTTTCGGGTGAGCCGGGGCGGGCTACCAAATGGTCGGCCATTGGTATGTTAGCCAAAGCGAAGATGTTTCAGGCTTTCGATCCCTACACCGGCGCTCCCAATACGGCCGCTCTCCAGGCGGCCAAAGTGCTGCTCGACCGGATCATTGCCAGTGGCCGGTTTTCGCTGGTCGATCAGTACGGTTACAACTTCTCGGCGGCTCCGGCCAACCGCAATAACCGGGAATCTATTTTTGAGGTGCAGTACTCGGTGACGGCTGCGGCCGATGGCGGAGGTGGCGCGGGCGACGACCTGGCCTGGCCCTACAACTCCGGGCCGGGCGGGTGCTGTGGCTTCTACCAGCCGTCGCAGAACCTGGTCAACGCCTTCAAGACCAATGCCAACGGCCTGCCGCTCATTACTACGTTCAACGAGGTAGACGTAACCAACGATGAGGGCATTGCGTCCAACCAGCCTTTCACGCCTTATCCGGGTACGCTCGATCCGCGGCTGGATCATACCGTTGGCCGGCGGGGTATTCCCTACAAGGATTGGGGTATCCACGCGGGTAAAGACTGGATTCGGGATCAGGCGTACGCCGGGCCTTACTCGCCCATCAAGCACATCCCGGAAAAAGCCTACTCCGGAACGTCGGCGGGCAACATCAAGCGCAGCGGCAACAACTACCGCTACCTGCGCTACGACCACGTGTTGCTTTGGGCTGCGGAGGTAGAAACGGAAATCGGGAGTCTGGAGAAAGCCCGCGACTACGTGAACCAGGTTCGGAAACGGGCCGCTAACCCGGCGGGATTTGTCAAGACGAGCGATGGCAAGGCCGCTGCCAACTACGTGATCGGCCTGTATACCGCCCCCTGGACCGATAAAGCCACGGCCCGTAGCGCGGTGCGGTTTGAGGAGCGGCTGGAGTTTGGCATGGAGGGTACGCGTTTCTTCGATCTGGTTCGCTGGGGCATTGCCGAGCCGACGCTCAATACGTATCTCGCCAAAGAACGCTTGAAGCGTACGTTCCTGAACGGGGCTCAGTTCAAGAAAAACCAGAACGAGTATTACCCGATTCCGCAGCAGGAAATTATCAACAGCACGGCCAACGGGCAGTTTACCCTGACCCAGAATCCAGGTTACTAA
- a CDS encoding Ig domain-containing protein — MSATFTITVLPTFGTDPPTPPSTGGSLVLTPPTYNCTTGAITFNTTGGDGTPITYSAPGISRSSLSSATGIIEQGLRNDPKPITIIATQSGNSNQYVFDFLSYCTTGMPPVILSPIPNYTFSVGQNVFEYVNQYFSRRPANPVTFTASSLPKGLSFTNIPSVNEGLLAGVPSVPGVYTVTVTATDPLMTPPANAVSSTFTITIIDKPTAPPTGSTFTLLAPVYDCATGAITFQTSGGNGSSIEYAAAGITGWTTNPNQFVDRDSRTANDVQPFILMARQNGVTVQYEWNLKAACGRARVGTVEPEAELSLTVMGNPATDRVRVRVGGVNGRSVRLVLSDAGGRMLEGRIVDGAEGNGEQVFDVQRSLPGLLLLRATTATQTKAVKILKQ; from the coding sequence GTGTCTGCAACCTTTACCATTACGGTGTTACCTACCTTTGGTACTGACCCACCGACCCCGCCCTCTACCGGTGGCTCGCTCGTGCTGACCCCGCCCACTTACAATTGCACTACGGGTGCTATTACCTTCAATACCACCGGGGGAGACGGTACGCCGATTACCTACAGTGCACCGGGCATCAGCCGTTCGTCACTTAGCAGTGCTACGGGCATCATTGAGCAGGGCCTGCGAAATGATCCTAAGCCGATCACGATCATAGCCACCCAGAGCGGCAACTCAAATCAGTACGTGTTTGACTTCCTGTCGTACTGCACGACAGGTATGCCGCCAGTGATTCTTTCGCCCATTCCGAACTATACATTTAGCGTGGGACAAAATGTGTTTGAGTATGTCAATCAATATTTTAGCCGGCGACCAGCCAACCCGGTCACGTTTACGGCATCGAGTCTGCCCAAAGGATTGTCATTTACCAATATCCCCAGCGTAAACGAAGGTCTTTTAGCGGGCGTACCAAGTGTTCCGGGTGTGTATACGGTAACGGTAACCGCTACCGATCCGCTCATGACTCCACCGGCCAACGCCGTTTCGTCAACGTTTACAATTACCATTATTGACAAGCCCACAGCCCCGCCAACGGGGAGTACGTTTACGTTGCTGGCTCCTGTCTACGACTGCGCAACGGGTGCCATCACCTTTCAAACGAGTGGCGGAAATGGCTCTTCCATTGAGTACGCAGCTGCGGGCATCACGGGCTGGACCACCAACCCAAATCAATTCGTAGATCGGGATAGCCGGACGGCCAACGATGTACAACCGTTTATACTGATGGCCCGCCAGAACGGCGTAACGGTCCAGTACGAATGGAATCTGAAAGCCGCCTGTGGCCGGGCGCGGGTGGGAACTGTCGAACCCGAGGCCGAACTGAGTTTGACGGTAATGGGCAACCCGGCTACCGATCGGGTACGGGTTCGCGTGGGGGGTGTTAATGGCCGATCAGTTCGGCTGGTGCTTAGCGACGCCGGCGGCCGGATGCTGGAAGGCCGGATTGTCGACGGAGCTGAAGGAAATGGAGAGCAGGTGTTTGACGTTCAGCGTTCATTGCCTGGTTTGTTGTTGCTGCGGGCTACGACCGCTACGCAGACCAAAGCTGTAAAAATCCTGAAACAGTAA
- a CDS encoding ArsR/SmtB family transcription factor, giving the protein MEHRFVEKATGAISDKYRLSILMELSRRGNLTCTEVQELTGLSQPCVSHHVKLLTESGLVNAQKEGRNLNLTLNKTSLQQLSGFLEKLV; this is encoded by the coding sequence ATGGAACATCGCTTTGTTGAGAAAGCTACCGGGGCCATCTCCGACAAATACCGGCTGTCTATTTTGATGGAACTCTCACGCCGGGGAAACCTGACCTGCACCGAAGTCCAGGAACTGACGGGACTCTCGCAGCCCTGCGTGTCGCACCACGTCAAACTACTCACCGAAAGTGGGCTGGTCAATGCGCAGAAAGAAGGGCGAAATCTTAACCTGACGCTCAATAAGACATCCTTGCAGCAGTTATCCGGTTTTCTGGAAAAGCTCGTCTAA
- a CDS encoding mevalonate kinase family protein has protein sequence MLIETRAYARAGLLGNPSDGFFGKTIAITVRNFGASVTLYPSPELHIEPQPQDTNVFRSLHHLRDAVSTLGYHGGVPLLKAAIKKFAEYCETEHIRLPNQNFSIRYSTSIPRQVGLSGSSAIIVATFRALMQFYNVEIPLPILPNLVLATEAEELGITAGLQDRVIQCYEGCVYMDFDRTTMEQQGYGQYEPLDPHLLPKLYIAYNTDLGKQSGRVHNDVRARWLKGEELVVDTMNGIANVAREGREALMRQDTKALNELINQNFDLRARIYSISDRNRSLIDTARACGASASFTGSGGSIIGLYRDDAMLNRLFVGLKKINARVIKPYIV, from the coding sequence TTGCTTATCGAAACCCGTGCCTATGCCCGGGCGGGCCTGCTCGGCAACCCGTCTGATGGCTTCTTCGGCAAAACAATTGCCATCACCGTGCGTAACTTTGGCGCGTCGGTGACCCTGTATCCGTCGCCTGAACTGCACATCGAGCCCCAGCCGCAGGACACCAACGTGTTCCGGAGCCTGCACCACCTGCGCGATGCGGTGAGTACGCTGGGTTACCACGGCGGAGTGCCGCTGCTGAAAGCCGCCATCAAGAAATTTGCCGAGTACTGCGAAACGGAACACATTCGGCTGCCCAACCAGAACTTTTCCATCCGCTACAGCACGTCCATTCCGAGGCAGGTAGGTTTGTCGGGGTCGAGCGCCATTATTGTAGCTACGTTCCGGGCGCTGATGCAGTTCTACAACGTAGAGATTCCCCTGCCCATCCTGCCAAATCTGGTGCTGGCTACCGAAGCCGAAGAACTGGGTATCACAGCCGGGTTGCAGGATCGTGTGATTCAGTGCTACGAAGGCTGTGTGTACATGGACTTTGACCGCACAACGATGGAGCAGCAGGGATACGGGCAGTATGAGCCACTTGATCCGCACCTGCTCCCCAAACTCTACATTGCCTACAACACCGACCTCGGCAAACAGTCGGGACGGGTGCATAACGACGTGCGGGCACGCTGGCTCAAAGGCGAAGAACTTGTGGTCGATACCATGAACGGAATTGCCAACGTAGCACGGGAAGGGCGGGAAGCCCTGATGCGCCAGGATACGAAAGCACTCAACGAACTCATTAATCAAAACTTCGATCTCCGCGCCCGGATCTATTCGATCAGCGACCGCAACCGAAGCCTGATTGATACCGCCCGTGCCTGTGGAGCGTCGGCCTCGTTTACCGGATCGGGGGGCTCCATCATTGGCCTATACCGCGACGATGCCATGCTGAACCGCCTGTTTGTTGGACTCAAGAAAATAAACGCCCGAGTTATAAAGCCCTATATTGTTTAA
- a CDS encoding alkene reductase: MAKELFSEAKLGGLTLQNHVVMAPMTRNRATTDHDVTPIMTTYYAQRATAGLIITEGIAPSPNGNGYARVPGLYTPSQVTGWKAVTDAVHRQGGHIFAQLMHSGRIGHPVNMHEGGEVIAPSAVAAAGQIYTDTEGMLDHPTPRALTTEEVKATIQEFVTAAKNAINAGFDGVELHGANGYLIEQFISPDVNKRTDEYGGSVENRSRFLLETAAAVGEAIGLDQVGVRLSPYGAFNDITAFDGVDETYQYIAEQLNEIGVVYVHLVDHQSMGAPAVPGKITKSIRKAFTGSLILSGGYDADRAESDLESDKGDLIAFGRPFIANPDLVKRLRTGAELNQPDYDTFYTPGEKGYTDYPVLETEKV; this comes from the coding sequence ATGGCAAAAGAACTGTTTAGCGAAGCAAAACTTGGAGGCTTAACGCTTCAAAATCACGTTGTAATGGCGCCCATGACTCGTAACCGGGCCACAACGGACCACGACGTTACCCCCATCATGACAACCTACTATGCCCAACGGGCAACGGCTGGTCTGATCATCACCGAAGGAATTGCCCCCTCACCCAATGGCAATGGCTACGCCCGTGTACCGGGCTTGTACACGCCATCGCAGGTGACGGGCTGGAAAGCAGTTACCGATGCGGTACACAGACAGGGCGGTCATATTTTCGCTCAGCTGATGCACTCCGGTCGTATTGGCCATCCCGTGAATATGCACGAGGGCGGTGAAGTTATCGCTCCATCGGCGGTGGCGGCTGCCGGCCAGATCTACACCGATACCGAAGGAATGCTGGATCACCCAACGCCCCGCGCCCTCACAACGGAGGAAGTGAAAGCCACGATTCAGGAATTTGTGACGGCGGCCAAAAATGCGATCAATGCCGGCTTCGACGGTGTTGAACTGCACGGCGCGAACGGCTATTTGATTGAGCAGTTCATCAGCCCTGATGTCAATAAACGCACCGATGAATACGGTGGTAGCGTGGAGAACCGCAGCCGCTTCCTGCTCGAAACGGCCGCAGCCGTTGGTGAGGCCATTGGTCTTGATCAAGTGGGCGTTCGGTTGTCGCCCTACGGAGCGTTCAACGACATTACGGCATTTGACGGAGTCGATGAAACGTATCAGTACATTGCCGAGCAACTGAATGAAATTGGTGTGGTCTACGTCCACCTCGTCGACCACCAGTCGATGGGTGCGCCCGCCGTACCGGGAAAAATAACCAAGAGCATCCGTAAAGCCTTTACGGGATCGCTGATTCTGAGCGGTGGTTACGATGCGGACCGGGCTGAGTCCGATCTGGAAAGTGACAAAGGGGATTTGATCGCTTTTGGTCGTCCGTTTATTGCTAACCCGGATCTGGTTAAGCGGCTGAGAACAGGTGCCGAATTGAACCAGCCTGATTACGATACGTTCTATACCCCCGGCGAGAAAGGGTACACCGATTACCCGGTGCTGGAAACGGAGAAGGTATAA